In a genomic window of Bradyrhizobium ontarionense:
- a CDS encoding LysR family transcriptional regulator has translation MELRTLKTFVEVVRQGGFSQAAKVVFATQSTVSKAVKQLEDELGLPLLDRLGHKSRMTAAGEIVYRRAIRLLAERDDLQAELEELRGLKRGVLRLGLPPIGSSTLFAPLFAHYRRLHPEIEIRLVEHGSDRLSELLAAGDIDFAGLLPPIADEFVSQVVRREPLMALVSVDHPLARRETITLAELRGMPFVLFEAGFALNRIIREACQRNGFEPNVAARSTQIDFIAELAGAGLGIAFLPRMIATQRTQVPISLVLLDEPGTEWTLAMAWRRGAYLSPAAAAWLRLVRERGGEA, from the coding sequence ATGGAACTCAGGACCCTGAAAACCTTCGTGGAGGTCGTCCGGCAGGGCGGCTTCTCCCAAGCCGCCAAGGTGGTGTTCGCCACGCAGTCGACCGTGAGCAAGGCGGTCAAGCAGCTCGAGGACGAGCTCGGCCTGCCGCTGCTGGACCGGCTCGGCCACAAGAGCCGCATGACCGCAGCCGGCGAGATCGTCTATCGCCGCGCCATCCGGCTGCTGGCGGAGCGTGACGACCTGCAGGCGGAACTCGAAGAGTTGCGCGGCTTGAAGCGCGGCGTCCTGCGCCTCGGCCTGCCGCCGATCGGATCGAGCACGCTGTTCGCGCCGTTGTTCGCGCACTATCGCCGGCTCCATCCGGAGATCGAGATCCGGCTGGTCGAGCACGGCAGCGACCGGTTGAGCGAGCTGCTTGCGGCGGGCGACATCGATTTCGCCGGCCTGCTGCCGCCGATCGCCGACGAATTCGTATCCCAGGTCGTGCGCCGCGAGCCCCTGATGGCGCTGGTCTCGGTCGATCATCCCTTGGCGCGGCGCGAGACGATCACGCTGGCCGAGTTGCGCGGCATGCCGTTCGTGCTGTTCGAGGCCGGCTTCGCGCTCAACCGCATCATCCGCGAAGCCTGCCAGCGCAACGGCTTCGAGCCGAACGTGGCGGCGCGCAGCACGCAGATCGACTTCATCGCTGAGCTGGCTGGCGCCGGGCTCGGCATCGCCTTCCTGCCGCGCATGATCGCGACCCAGCGCACGCAGGTGCCGATCAGTCTCGTTCTGCTCGACGAGCCCGGCACCGAGTGGACCCTGGCGATGGCGTGGCGGCGCGGCGCCTATCTTTCGCCCGCTGCGGCGGCGTGGCTCAGGCTGGTGCGCGAGCGCGGCGGCGAGGCGTGA
- a CDS encoding CidA/LrgA family protein, which produces MDSAMMHRSISIQLQRLLRRNRLVQIGLLGAFWAAGDVLARTTGLPLPGGIIGMALALVLFLAGGLKVASMKRGANWMLAEMLLFFVPAVLALLDHRELFGLLGLKIFALIVVSTTAVMCVTALTVDLCYRWTERHDDRGAVA; this is translated from the coding sequence TTGGACTCAGCCATGATGCACCGCAGCATTTCCATCCAGCTTCAGCGCCTGCTCCGCCGCAACCGGCTGGTGCAGATCGGCCTGCTCGGCGCGTTCTGGGCCGCCGGCGACGTGCTGGCGCGGACGACTGGCCTGCCGCTGCCCGGCGGCATCATCGGTATGGCACTGGCCCTCGTCCTGTTCCTGGCCGGCGGACTCAAGGTCGCCAGCATGAAGCGCGGCGCCAACTGGATGCTGGCCGAGATGCTGCTGTTCTTCGTGCCGGCGGTGCTCGCGCTGCTCGACCATCGCGAGCTGTTCGGCCTGCTCGGCCTGAAGATCTTCGCCCTCATCGTCGTGAGCACGACCGCCGTGATGTGCGTGACCGCGCTCACGGTGGACCTCTGCTATCGCTGGACGGAGCGTCATGACGATCGCGGCGCTGTGGCGTGA
- a CDS encoding amidohydrolase family protein: MAVDKLFINARLDRDVRHAIAVDNGRISGLLAETERPEAREVIDLEGALVVPGFVEGHIHLDTSFYGDAWKPHRPCTNGFDVHERVTFQAQNMAAAAPMDVRARNQLDLCIAHGTTRMRSHVMVDGSVGLKSLETILRVRDEYRDRIEIQLVAFPQSGILKSPGTPELLDEAIKLGANLVGGLDPASFDRDVEKHLDVVFGTAHRHGVDVDIHLHDASMLGLFELEQIAARTRALGMQGHVAVSHAYALGDLPPDALKKVAEVLATSGVAIMTNAPGARPFPPVALLRAAGVTVFSGNDNIRDSWWPYGDGDLLNRAMMIGYRSGFYIDDELRVAFDLVTDAGAKALRLAGYGLRVGAHADFVTLSAEHIPEAVVAVPRGRSVYKDGRLVARDGRVTRPSR; the protein is encoded by the coding sequence ATGGCCGTCGACAAGCTGTTCATCAATGCGCGGCTCGACCGCGACGTGCGCCATGCGATCGCGGTCGACAATGGCCGCATCAGCGGTCTGCTCGCCGAGACCGAGCGGCCGGAGGCGCGCGAGGTGATTGATCTCGAAGGCGCGCTGGTGGTTCCCGGCTTCGTCGAGGGCCACATCCATCTCGACACCAGCTTCTATGGTGATGCCTGGAAGCCGCATAGGCCCTGCACCAACGGCTTCGACGTGCATGAGCGCGTCACGTTCCAGGCCCAGAACATGGCAGCGGCGGCACCGATGGACGTCCGCGCCCGCAACCAGCTCGATCTCTGCATCGCCCACGGCACCACGCGGATGCGCAGCCACGTGATGGTCGACGGCTCGGTCGGCCTCAAATCGCTGGAGACGATCCTGCGGGTGCGTGACGAATATCGCGATCGCATCGAGATCCAGCTCGTCGCGTTTCCGCAGAGCGGCATCCTCAAGAGTCCGGGCACGCCAGAGCTGCTCGACGAGGCGATCAAGCTCGGCGCCAATCTGGTCGGCGGGCTTGATCCCGCGAGCTTCGACCGCGACGTCGAGAAGCATCTCGATGTCGTGTTCGGCACAGCCCACAGGCATGGCGTCGATGTCGACATCCATCTGCACGACGCGAGCATGCTCGGCCTGTTCGAATTGGAGCAGATCGCGGCCCGCACGCGCGCGCTCGGCATGCAGGGCCATGTCGCGGTCAGCCACGCCTATGCGCTCGGCGATCTGCCGCCGGACGCGCTGAAGAAGGTCGCCGAAGTGCTCGCGACATCCGGCGTCGCCATCATGACCAATGCGCCGGGCGCGCGGCCCTTCCCGCCCGTCGCCCTGCTCCGCGCCGCCGGCGTCACCGTGTTCAGCGGCAACGACAACATCCGCGATTCCTGGTGGCCTTATGGCGACGGCGACCTGTTGAACCGCGCCATGATGATCGGCTACCGCTCCGGCTTCTACATCGATGATGAGTTGCGTGTCGCCTTTGACCTCGTGACCGATGCCGGCGCCAAGGCGTTGCGTCTCGCGGGCTACGGCCTGCGCGTCGGCGCTCACGCTGATTTCGTCACTCTCAGCGCCGAGCATATCCCCGAGGCGGTGGTCGCCGTGCCCCGGGGGCGCTCCGTGTACAAGGACGGCCGCCTCGTTGCACGTGACGGACGCGTCACCAGGCCGAGCCGTTGA
- a CDS encoding ring-cleaving dioxygenase, producing MPGLHHVTAIAGDPIRNFGFYTRDLGLRFVKKTVNFDDPGTYHFYYGDETGRPGTILTFFPWAGVRPGRRGVGETHQTAFRVPQRSLGYWTQRLTEKGIAYEALEKRFGESVLPFTDPDGMALALVGVPGAENEPGFSNGDIPAEHAIRGFHGVTLLLDSAEKTAAVLTDVFGFAETGREGSVIRFKAPGDAQGSVVDIYEAKGFLRGAQGAGSVHHIAFRAADDAAQGVMAQRLVDRHGLHPTEQKDRNYFRSIYFREPGGVLFEIATDIPGFAVDEPVAELGQNLKLPAFLESHRKQIEGVLPNLEEVAS from the coding sequence ATGCCCGGACTGCACCACGTGACCGCGATTGCCGGCGATCCGATCCGCAATTTCGGCTTCTACACCCGCGACCTCGGCCTGCGCTTCGTCAAGAAGACGGTCAATTTCGACGATCCCGGCACTTACCATTTCTACTACGGCGACGAGACCGGCCGCCCCGGCACCATCCTGACCTTCTTCCCCTGGGCCGGCGTGCGGCCGGGCCGCCGCGGTGTCGGCGAGACCCACCAGACCGCGTTCCGGGTGCCGCAGCGCTCGCTCGGCTACTGGACGCAGCGCCTCACCGAGAAGGGCATCGCCTATGAGGCGCTCGAGAAGCGCTTCGGCGAATCCGTGCTGCCGTTCACCGATCCCGACGGGATGGCGCTAGCGCTGGTCGGCGTTCCCGGCGCGGAGAACGAGCCCGGCTTCAGCAATGGCGACATCCCGGCCGAGCACGCGATCCGCGGCTTTCATGGTGTCACCCTGCTGCTCGACTCTGCTGAGAAGACCGCCGCTGTTCTCACCGACGTGTTCGGCTTTGCGGAGACGGGACGCGAAGGCTCGGTGATCCGTTTCAAGGCGCCAGGCGATGCGCAAGGTAGCGTCGTCGACATCTACGAGGCCAAGGGCTTTCTGCGCGGCGCGCAGGGCGCGGGCTCGGTGCATCACATCGCCTTCCGCGCGGCCGACGACGCCGCACAGGGCGTCATGGCGCAGCGGCTGGTCGATCGCCACGGCCTGCATCCGACCGAGCAGAAGGACCGCAACTACTTCCGCTCGATCTACTTCCGCGAACCGGGCGGCGTGCTGTTCGAGATCGCAACCGACATTCCGGGCTTTGCGGTCGACGAGCCGGTCGCCGAGCTCGGACAGAATCTGAAGCTGCCCGCCTTCCTCGAATCGCACCGCAAGCAGATCGAGGGCGTGCTGCCCAACCTTGAGGAGGTCGCATCGTGA
- the uraH gene encoding hydroxyisourate hydrolase has protein sequence MGRLSTHILDTVRGKPAADVAIDLDALEPDGSWRRVKQVRTNADGRTDQPMLAGDELTTGTYMLTFHMGAYFKAHGLAAEDPLFLDLIPLRFAVADAGAHYHVPLLATPWSYQTYRGS, from the coding sequence ATGGGCCGCCTGAGCACGCATATTCTGGACACGGTCAGGGGCAAGCCCGCCGCCGACGTCGCGATCGATCTCGATGCCCTGGAGCCGGATGGCTCCTGGCGTCGCGTCAAGCAGGTCCGGACCAATGCCGACGGGCGCACCGACCAGCCGATGCTGGCAGGGGATGAACTCACGACCGGCACCTACATGCTGACCTTTCATATGGGGGCCTATTTCAAGGCGCACGGCCTCGCCGCCGAAGATCCGCTGTTTCTCGATCTGATCCCACTCCGTTTCGCGGTCGCTGACGCCGGCGCGCACTATCACGTGCCGCTGCTCGCGACCCCCTGGAGCTATCAGACCTATCGTGGGAGTTGA
- a CDS encoding carboxylate-amine ligase translates to MGLDPRILEKLRLGLSDDERRLVIRSASGGEEVTEYSFGIEEEYFLVDAQTLDVAIRTPDDLFEAANWSTGGQAMREMLQAQLEVATNVHVDVGDAREELKFLRREVASVASQYGLTILACSTHPTAMWRSSQPSPKPRYAEMMEDLRIVGQRNMLCGMHVHVQLPDPELRFVVMRAMIPYIPVFVALSASSPFWNSRETGLKGYRLAAYDELPRTGLPELFTSKQQFDRYVAALTKSGAMPNESHVWWAMRPSLRHPTLELRAPDVCTAVDDAVAIASLYRALARYLYLNPALAEAVGNVERAIAVENKWRAQRYGTDCIFVTEDGPVTGQEILNRMIADVAPHAEALGCLAEVERCRTIMQFGSSADYQLQAYRESGGQLSAVTQWIAAATVSRAEPPRAQAPVEPAQ, encoded by the coding sequence ATGGGTTTGGATCCGAGAATACTCGAAAAGCTGCGACTGGGCTTGAGCGACGATGAACGTCGCCTGGTGATCCGTTCCGCCTCCGGCGGCGAGGAAGTCACCGAATATTCCTTCGGCATCGAGGAGGAATACTTCCTGGTCGATGCGCAGACGCTGGATGTCGCGATCCGGACGCCGGACGATCTGTTCGAGGCCGCCAACTGGTCGACCGGTGGACAGGCGATGCGCGAGATGCTGCAGGCGCAGCTCGAGGTCGCGACCAACGTCCATGTCGACGTCGGCGATGCGCGCGAGGAACTGAAATTCCTGCGCCGCGAGGTCGCCAGCGTCGCGAGCCAATACGGCCTGACGATCCTGGCCTGTTCGACGCATCCGACCGCGATGTGGCGCAGCTCGCAGCCGAGCCCGAAGCCGCGCTACGCCGAAATGATGGAGGATCTGCGCATCGTCGGCCAGCGCAACATGCTGTGCGGCATGCACGTGCATGTCCAGTTGCCGGATCCCGAGCTGCGCTTCGTCGTGATGCGGGCGATGATTCCTTATATTCCGGTGTTCGTCGCGCTGTCGGCCTCCTCACCGTTCTGGAATTCGCGCGAGACGGGGCTGAAGGGCTACCGGCTCGCCGCCTATGACGAGCTGCCGCGCACCGGCCTGCCCGAGCTGTTCACGTCCAAGCAGCAATTCGACCGTTACGTCGCGGCGCTGACGAAATCGGGCGCGATGCCAAACGAGAGCCATGTCTGGTGGGCGATGCGGCCCTCGCTGCGCCATCCGACCTTGGAATTGCGTGCACCCGACGTCTGCACCGCGGTGGATGATGCGGTGGCCATCGCCTCGCTCTATCGCGCGCTCGCCCGTTACCTCTATCTCAACCCTGCTCTCGCCGAGGCCGTCGGCAACGTCGAGCGCGCGATCGCGGTCGAGAACAAATGGCGGGCACAACGCTATGGCACCGACTGCATCTTCGTCACCGAGGACGGTCCCGTCACCGGCCAGGAGATCCTGAACCGGATGATTGCCGACGTGGCGCCGCATGCCGAGGCCCTCGGCTGTCTCGCCGAGGTCGAGCGCTGCCGCACCATCATGCAGTTCGGCAGCTCGGCGGACTATCAGCTGCAGGCCTATCGGGAATCCGGCGGGCAGCTGTCGGCGGTCACGCAATGGATCGCGGCCGCAACCGTCTCGCGCGCCGAGCCGCCGCGCGCGCAGGCGCCGGTCGAGCCGGCGCAGTGA
- a CDS encoding LrgB family protein has product MTIAALWREPLVQAAVWSLATILLYLLAKRLHRRWPRWWLMPLAVAPALLMIAALALNVSYRDYIRGTHWLVALLGPATVAFAVPIYEQRALIRRRWPLLLAGMVAGSLTAVATSWALAYLLGIDGELRLSLLPRSISTPFAMEVSGEIGGIPDLTAVFVVLTGIIGAAVGDIVLARLPLRSTLAKGALFGVGAHGAGTARAHQIGREEGAIAGLVMVLVGLMNVALAPLIIQFMR; this is encoded by the coding sequence ATGACGATCGCGGCGCTGTGGCGTGAGCCGCTGGTCCAGGCTGCGGTCTGGTCGCTGGCGACGATCCTGCTCTATCTGCTTGCCAAGCGCCTGCACCGGCGCTGGCCGCGCTGGTGGCTGATGCCGCTTGCGGTCGCGCCGGCACTGCTGATGATCGCAGCGCTTGCGCTCAACGTCTCCTATCGCGACTACATCCGCGGCACGCATTGGCTGGTGGCGCTGCTCGGCCCCGCCACGGTCGCTTTCGCCGTGCCGATCTATGAGCAGCGCGCGCTGATCCGCCGCCGCTGGCCGCTGCTGCTGGCCGGCATGGTCGCGGGCAGCCTCACCGCCGTCGCAACCAGCTGGGCGCTGGCCTATCTGCTGGGGATCGACGGCGAACTGCGGCTGAGCCTGCTGCCGCGCTCGATCAGCACGCCGTTCGCCATGGAAGTCTCCGGCGAGATTGGCGGCATTCCCGATCTCACCGCCGTGTTCGTCGTGCTCACCGGCATCATCGGCGCTGCGGTCGGCGACATCGTGCTGGCGCGGCTGCCGCTGCGCTCGACGCTCGCCAAGGGCGCACTGTTCGGTGTCGGCGCGCATGGCGCGGGCACCGCGCGGGCCCACCAGATCGGCCGCGAGGAAGGCGCCATCGCCGGCCTCGTGATGGTGCTGGTCGGCCTGATGAACGTGGCGCTGGCACCGCTCATCATCCAGTTCATGAGGTAG
- a CDS encoding N-acetylglutaminylglutamine amidotransferase — protein sequence MCGICGEVSYSRRPSLSALGRINDAMQARGPDAAGLQVQGGIALGHRRLSILDLSAAAQQPMIDAALGLGIAFNGCIYNFRELRSELQAKGYRFFSDGDTEVILKAYHAWGKACVQRFKGMFAFALWERDSGRVVLARDRLGIKPLYYTDGPGFFRFASSLPALLAGGDVDTSLDRSALHHFFSFHAAVPAPRTILNGVKKLAPATLLTIEPDGTQDRERYWQVSVGEQRPTDRAMSQEEWSDALLDAMTAAVDRRRVADVPVGVLLSGGLDSSLLVALLSKLGHDDIRTFSIGFDAVGEHSGDEFRYSDIIARTFGTNHEQIRIGGDRALEALPHAIGAMSEPMVSHDAVAFHLLSAEVAKRVKVVQSGQGADEVFGGYSWYPGFLSANDPVHQYQSAYFDWTHTDLQRLLAPELLDDDMSLAFVERFFGDHGGASAVDKVLQIDTEIMMVDDPVKRVDNMTMAFGLEARVPFLDHEVVELAARMPAELKVKSGGKYILKEAARRCVPAEVIDRPKGYFPVPSLRYLRGPFLDYVRDVLNDDKARARGLYQRDFVDHMLQNPEAEMSPKGHSRLWQAALLEAWLQTHGI from the coding sequence ATGTGCGGCATTTGTGGTGAAGTCAGCTATTCCCGCCGGCCCTCGCTTTCCGCGCTCGGTCGCATCAACGATGCAATGCAGGCGCGCGGCCCCGATGCGGCCGGTCTGCAGGTGCAAGGCGGGATCGCGCTCGGCCATCGTCGCCTGAGCATTCTCGATCTCTCGGCCGCCGCGCAGCAGCCGATGATCGACGCGGCGCTCGGCCTCGGCATCGCGTTCAATGGCTGCATCTATAATTTCCGCGAGTTGCGGTCTGAGCTGCAGGCGAAAGGCTATCGCTTCTTCTCCGATGGCGACACCGAGGTCATCCTCAAGGCCTACCATGCCTGGGGCAAGGCTTGCGTGCAGCGCTTCAAGGGCATGTTCGCATTCGCGCTATGGGAGCGCGACAGCGGGCGCGTCGTGCTGGCGCGCGACCGGCTCGGCATCAAGCCGTTGTACTATACCGACGGTCCCGGCTTCTTCCGCTTCGCTTCGTCTCTCCCCGCGCTGCTTGCGGGTGGCGACGTCGATACATCGCTCGACCGCAGCGCGCTGCACCACTTCTTCAGCTTTCACGCGGCTGTGCCGGCGCCGCGGACGATCCTCAATGGCGTGAAGAAGCTCGCCCCCGCGACGCTGTTGACGATCGAGCCAGATGGGACGCAGGACCGCGAACGATACTGGCAAGTCTCTGTCGGCGAGCAGCGTCCGACCGATCGCGCCATGAGCCAGGAGGAATGGTCGGACGCGCTGCTCGACGCGATGACGGCAGCCGTCGACCGCCGTCGGGTCGCCGACGTGCCTGTGGGTGTGCTGCTGTCAGGCGGCCTGGATTCGTCGCTGCTGGTCGCGCTGCTGTCGAAGCTCGGCCACGATGACATCCGCACCTTCTCGATTGGATTCGACGCTGTCGGCGAGCACAGCGGCGACGAGTTCCGCTACTCGGACATCATTGCGCGAACGTTCGGCACGAACCACGAGCAGATCAGGATCGGCGGTGACCGCGCGCTCGAGGCGTTGCCCCATGCCATCGGTGCGATGTCGGAGCCGATGGTCAGCCATGACGCCGTCGCCTTCCATCTCCTGTCCGCGGAGGTGGCCAAGCGCGTCAAGGTGGTGCAAAGCGGCCAGGGCGCCGATGAAGTATTCGGCGGCTACAGCTGGTATCCCGGCTTTCTCTCGGCCAACGATCCGGTCCATCAGTATCAAAGCGCCTATTTCGACTGGACGCATACGGATCTGCAACGGCTGCTTGCCCCGGAGCTGCTTGACGACGACATGAGTCTTGCATTCGTGGAGCGCTTCTTCGGAGATCACGGTGGTGCATCGGCCGTCGACAAGGTGCTGCAGATCGACACCGAGATCATGATGGTCGACGATCCCGTGAAGCGGGTCGACAACATGACCATGGCGTTCGGGCTGGAAGCCCGCGTGCCGTTTCTCGATCACGAGGTGGTGGAGCTTGCTGCGCGGATGCCGGCCGAGCTGAAGGTGAAGAGCGGCGGCAAGTACATCCTGAAAGAGGCGGCGCGGCGCTGCGTTCCGGCGGAGGTGATCGACCGCCCGAAGGGCTACTTCCCGGTGCCGTCGCTGCGCTATCTGCGCGGGCCGTTTCTCGACTACGTGCGTGACGTGCTGAATGACGACAAGGCGCGCGCCCGCGGGCTCTACCAGCGCGATTTCGTCGACCACATGCTGCAGAACCCTGAAGCCGAGATGAGCCCGAAGGGGCATTCGCGGCTGTGGCAGGCGGCCCTGCTGGAAGCCTGGCTGCAGACCCACGGAATTTGA
- a CDS encoding class II glutamine amidotransferase translates to MCRWIAYRGERTAFEHYVTEPEHSLVTQSLRALESTAGTNGDGFGLGWYGDHPEPGLYRETRPAWSDENLRYLCRHLHSHLFFAHVRAATGTAVTRQNCHPFACGRWLFMHNGFVGSWNRLRRKVEALIPDALYPSRLGTTDSEAVFLAMVGAGIDQDPIGATSEVLRALCQLVNEDGLNEHLRFTSALSNGHDLYAFRFAANDRANSLYYREDGDQVIAVSEPYDKEPDWIEVPPDHVLVARASRPAEIVPLFAGGSAGFEAERKRSQRVVGGA, encoded by the coding sequence ATGTGCCGTTGGATCGCCTATCGCGGAGAGCGTACCGCGTTCGAGCATTACGTCACCGAGCCTGAGCACTCGCTGGTGACGCAAAGTCTGCGTGCCCTGGAATCGACCGCAGGCACCAACGGTGACGGCTTCGGCCTCGGCTGGTACGGCGATCATCCCGAGCCGGGCCTCTATCGTGAGACGCGGCCGGCATGGTCGGACGAGAATCTGCGCTATCTCTGCCGGCACCTGCATTCGCATCTGTTCTTCGCACATGTGCGGGCGGCGACGGGCACGGCGGTGACGCGGCAGAACTGCCACCCCTTCGCCTGCGGCCGCTGGCTGTTCATGCACAACGGTTTTGTCGGCAGCTGGAACAGGCTGCGACGCAAGGTCGAGGCGCTGATCCCGGATGCGCTGTATCCGTCGCGGCTCGGCACCACCGATTCGGAAGCGGTGTTCCTTGCCATGGTCGGCGCCGGCATCGATCAGGATCCGATCGGAGCGACCAGCGAGGTGTTGCGCGCGCTGTGTCAGCTCGTCAACGAGGACGGTCTAAACGAGCACCTGCGCTTTACCTCCGCGTTGTCGAACGGCCACGATCTCTATGCGTTTCGTTTCGCCGCGAACGATCGTGCCAACTCGCTCTACTACCGCGAGGATGGCGATCAGGTGATCGCGGTGTCGGAGCCCTATGACAAGGAGCCCGACTGGATCGAGGTGCCGCCCGATCACGTGCTGGTCGCGCGTGCGTCAAGACCGGCCGAAATCGTTCCGCTATTTGCCGGAGGTTCTGCCGGTTTCGAGGCGGAACGCAAGAGATCACAGAGGGTTGTCGGGGGGGCATAG
- a CDS encoding LysR family transcriptional regulator, whose product MDKLSSLRAFVKVVESGSFAEAGRQLRLSRSAISKYIGELEQSLGVQLIVRTTRHASPTETGQRYFERAVSILAELDAADQAVSQSQAAPRGLLRVNAPMSFGTMRLGPVVADFMVGYPELQLQIVLSDDLLDPVQDGFDVTLRIAELESSSLVARRIMPVERVICAAPAYLARHGTPDSPEELRRHTSLTYGFLLTGNQWKLTGRDGDHWIQPAWTLCVNNAEVLRDVAIRGQGIALIPRFIAADALASGALTAILSDYVAPPLALYAIYPPTRHLSVKVRLFIDFLVERFGRGEK is encoded by the coding sequence ATGGACAAGCTCAGCAGCCTGCGCGCCTTCGTGAAGGTGGTCGAGAGCGGCAGTTTCGCCGAGGCCGGCCGCCAGCTGCGGCTGTCCCGCTCGGCGATCTCGAAATATATCGGCGAGCTGGAGCAGAGCCTCGGCGTGCAGCTGATCGTCCGCACCACCCGTCACGCCAGCCCGACCGAGACCGGCCAGCGCTATTTCGAGCGCGCTGTCTCCATCCTGGCGGAGCTCGACGCCGCCGATCAAGCCGTCAGCCAGTCGCAGGCCGCGCCGCGCGGGCTGCTCCGCGTCAATGCACCGATGTCGTTCGGCACCATGCGGCTCGGGCCCGTCGTGGCCGACTTCATGGTCGGCTATCCAGAGCTGCAGCTCCAGATCGTGCTGAGCGACGATCTGCTCGATCCGGTCCAGGACGGCTTCGACGTGACCTTGCGGATCGCCGAGCTGGAATCATCCAGCCTGGTGGCGCGGCGGATCATGCCGGTGGAGCGCGTCATCTGCGCCGCGCCGGCCTATCTGGCGCGGCACGGCACGCCTGATAGCCCCGAGGAGCTGCGCCGCCACACCTCGCTCACCTATGGCTTCCTGCTGACCGGCAATCAGTGGAAGCTCACAGGCCGCGATGGCGATCATTGGATCCAGCCGGCCTGGACCTTGTGCGTCAACAACGCCGAGGTGCTGCGCGACGTCGCCATCCGGGGGCAGGGCATCGCGCTGATCCCGCGCTTCATCGCCGCGGACGCGCTTGCCAGCGGCGCGCTGACCGCGATCCTTTCCGACTACGTGGCACCGCCGCTGGCGCTCTATGCGATCTATCCGCCGACGCGGCACCTGTCGGTGAAGGTGCGGCTGTTCATCGACTTCCTGGTCGAGCGCTTCGGCAGAGGAGAGAAGTGA
- a CDS encoding alpha/beta hydrolase, translating to MTDTLSFTHRFQPGSTSGAAPLLLLHGTGGDESDLLPLGATLSPGAALLSPRGQVLEHGMPRFFRRLAEGVFDEDDVRRRALELGAFVSQARQRYGIAAPVAVGYSNGANIAAALLLLQPEVLAGAVLFRAMVPLSQTPVAQLKRKPVLMLSGLADPIVPASKSAKLCSELSNAGADVTHTTLPAGHQLSQADIALARDWVAGLPQAIAA from the coding sequence GTGACCGACACACTGTCCTTCACCCACCGCTTCCAGCCCGGAAGCACCTCGGGAGCAGCCCCGCTGCTGCTCCTCCACGGCACCGGCGGCGATGAGAGCGACCTGCTGCCGCTCGGCGCCACGTTGTCGCCCGGCGCGGCGCTGCTGTCGCCGCGCGGGCAGGTGCTGGAACATGGCATGCCGCGGTTCTTCCGCCGCCTGGCGGAAGGCGTGTTCGACGAGGACGATGTGCGCCGGCGCGCGCTGGAGCTCGGCGCCTTCGTAAGCCAAGCGCGGCAGCGCTACGGCATCGCGGCGCCGGTCGCGGTCGGCTATTCCAACGGCGCCAACATCGCAGCCGCGCTGCTGCTGTTACAGCCGGAGGTGCTGGCTGGTGCCGTGCTGTTCCGCGCCATGGTGCCGCTGTCGCAAACGCCGGTCGCCCAGCTTAAGCGCAAGCCCGTGCTCATGCTGTCGGGACTGGCGGATCCGATCGTGCCAGCCAGCAAGTCGGCGAAACTCTGCAGCGAGCTGTCGAACGCCGGCGCCGACGTGACCCACACGACCTTGCCGGCAGGGCATCAGCTGTCGCAGGCGGACATCGCGCTCGCACGCGACTGGGTCGCCGGCCTGCCGCAGGCCATCGCCGCCTGA